The Kosakonia sacchari SP1 genome includes a window with the following:
- the phnG gene encoding phosphonate C-P lyase system protein PhnG has product MHFDTPTRQRWMAALAHSTPEMLRGRMRTLGLAPEYEQVRAPQTGLVQIQARMGATGERFFPGDATLTRAVIRLECGTLGFSWVLGRDKGHAERCAVCDALLQNPSYFQTLMETLITPLEADRAARLTARQAEVNASRVDFFTLVRGDNA; this is encoded by the coding sequence ATGCATTTTGATACGCCAACCCGACAGCGCTGGATGGCCGCACTCGCGCATTCCACGCCGGAGATGCTGCGCGGCCGAATGCGCACGCTCGGACTCGCCCCGGAATATGAACAGGTGCGCGCCCCGCAGACAGGCCTGGTGCAGATCCAGGCACGCATGGGCGCGACCGGCGAGCGTTTCTTTCCGGGTGACGCCACATTAACACGCGCCGTTATTCGCCTTGAATGCGGCACGCTCGGTTTTAGCTGGGTGCTCGGGCGCGATAAAGGCCACGCCGAACGCTGCGCCGTGTGTGATGCGCTATTACAGAACCCGTCCTATTTCCAGACGTTAATGGAAACCCTTATTACCCCGCTGGAAGCGGACCGCGCCGCGCGACTGACTGCGCGCCAGGCCGAAGTCAACGCCAGCCGGGTCGACTTCTTTACGCTGGTTCGCGGAGATAACGCATGA
- the phnH gene encoding phosphonate C-P lyase system protein PhnH: MTLQPAFASAVHDAQHCFRRLLKAMSEPGVIVSLPQLKHGWPPLTPATTSVLLTLADNDTPIWLSAAVDNDIVRQNLRFHTNAPLVDQPQQSLFAIADSTLSAEQLNALPGGTDISPESSATLILQLPALSGGRMLRLTGPGILEERMIAPQLPECITDEFTDRPHSFPTGIDVILTCGERALAIPRTTLVEVY; encoded by the coding sequence ATGACCTTACAACCCGCTTTCGCGTCGGCGGTTCACGATGCCCAACACTGTTTTCGCCGTCTGTTAAAAGCCATGAGCGAGCCGGGCGTGATTGTCTCGCTGCCGCAGTTAAAACATGGCTGGCCGCCGCTCACCCCGGCCACCACCAGCGTGTTGCTGACACTTGCCGATAACGACACGCCAATTTGGCTTTCTGCCGCCGTGGATAACGACATCGTGCGTCAGAACCTGCGCTTTCACACCAACGCGCCGCTGGTCGATCAACCGCAACAGTCGCTGTTCGCCATTGCCGACAGCACCCTGAGTGCCGAACAACTGAACGCGCTGCCGGGCGGCACCGATATCAGCCCGGAAAGCAGCGCGACTCTGATTTTACAGCTTCCGGCACTGAGCGGCGGGCGCATGCTGCGCCTGACCGGGCCGGGCATTCTGGAAGAACGCATGATTGCCCCGCAGTTGCCGGAGTGCATTACCGATGAGTTTACCGACCGCCCGCACTCGTTCCCGACAGGCATCGACGTGATCCTGACCTGTGGCGAACGCGCGCTGGCAATACCGAGAACCACGCTGGTGGAGGTGTACTGA
- a CDS encoding carbon-phosphorus lyase complex subunit PhnI, with protein MYVAVKGGEKAIAAAHALQEHKRRGDAELSELSVAQIADQLHLAVDRVMTEGGIADRELAALALKQASGDNVEAIFLLRAYRTTLPRLAVSEPIDSAKMRLERRISAVYKDIPGGQVLGPTYDYTHRLLDFTLLAEGETPTLTTREAQQDAAPHVFSLLVNEGLAKAEEDSGAIPDDITRNPPVFPCSRSSRLQQLARGDEGYLLALAYSTQRGYGRNHPFAGEIRSGYIDVEIVPEELGFAVNIGELLITECEMVNGFVAPHDEPPHFTRGYGLVFGMSERKAMAMALVDRALQAADYGEPIKSPAQDEEFVLAHADNVEAAGFVSHLKLPHYVDFQAELDLLRQLQQERRRG; from the coding sequence ATGTACGTTGCTGTCAAGGGGGGCGAAAAGGCCATCGCCGCTGCCCACGCGCTGCAGGAGCATAAACGCCGTGGCGACGCGGAGCTTTCGGAGCTGAGCGTTGCACAAATCGCCGACCAGTTGCATCTGGCGGTCGACCGCGTGATGACCGAAGGCGGCATTGCCGATCGGGAACTGGCGGCGCTGGCGTTAAAACAGGCGAGCGGCGATAACGTCGAAGCCATCTTTCTGCTGCGCGCTTACCGCACCACGCTGCCGCGTCTGGCCGTGAGCGAACCCATTGACAGCGCGAAAATGCGTTTAGAACGCCGCATCTCGGCGGTTTATAAAGATATTCCCGGCGGCCAGGTGCTTGGTCCTACTTACGATTATACCCACCGCCTGCTCGATTTTACCCTGCTCGCCGAAGGCGAAACGCCGACGCTCACCACGCGTGAAGCGCAGCAGGACGCCGCCCCGCACGTGTTCAGTTTGCTGGTCAATGAAGGGCTGGCAAAAGCCGAAGAAGATAGCGGCGCAATCCCGGACGACATTACCCGTAATCCCCCGGTTTTCCCCTGTTCACGCTCCTCACGTTTGCAGCAACTGGCGCGCGGCGATGAGGGTTACTTGCTGGCGCTCGCCTACTCCACTCAGCGCGGCTACGGGCGCAATCACCCGTTTGCCGGAGAGATCCGCAGCGGGTATATCGATGTGGAAATTGTGCCAGAAGAGCTGGGTTTTGCGGTCAACATCGGCGAACTGCTGATAACCGAGTGCGAAATGGTCAATGGCTTTGTCGCTCCGCATGATGAGCCACCACACTTTACTCGCGGCTACGGGCTGGTGTTCGGCATGAGCGAACGCAAAGCGATGGCGATGGCGCTGGTCGACCGCGCCCTGCAAGCCGCCGACTACGGCGAGCCGATCAAAAGCCCAGCGCAGGACGAAGAGTTTGTGCTGGCGCACGCGGATAACGTCGAAGCAGCGGGTTTTGTCTCACACCTGAAACTCCCCCACTACGTTGATTTCCAGGCCGAACTGGATTTGCTCAGACAGCTGCAACAGGAGAGACGCCGTGGCTAA